A window of the Scleropages formosus chromosome 5, fSclFor1.1, whole genome shotgun sequence genome harbors these coding sequences:
- the ubap1 gene encoding ubiquitin-associated protein 1 isoform X2 encodes MAARRPGSDIHNTGPISYLDDVPFKLNDKFRCPAKVGLPIGFCLPECNPVLSEAQYDFSLERRSVQWGEELTKARKAQQKAQLQADIVCTNTRKSEQTAVLQDQSGGPGDRKPCHPSDEKEPPPPALNPVLAGLMHNAILTPLPAPSLGPVRHPSPPPSQSLNLADFEREEDPFDKLELKTLDDKEELRSILQVQLGTPLQPRVVQCSTEPELAKPGGFHKPNGLVTLLEVDRPGGTPVGQLETDRPCNIRSLTFPKLSDPVDSSESKSYIPSPECSLPNGIPPGFPQVTSQNESCQQHHSRMHSETLKQPDAVPTAASPQSACAEPTDRMAGRCRALLSLSPSERECVETIVGMGYSYEGVLKAMQRQGQNVEQVLDYLFIHSRLCEQGFDASTVEECLEMYQCSEEKALQFLQLMTRFGEMGFERDTIKEVLLVHNNDQDKALEDLMARAAAS; translated from the exons ATGGCTGCAAGGAGGCCTGGATCAGACATCCACAACACTG GACCCATCAGCTATCTGGATGACGTTCCCTTTAAGCTCAATGACAAATTCCGATGTCCTGCAAAAGTGGGATTGCCTATTGGGTTTTGTCTTCCTGAATGCAACCCAGTGCTCTCTGAAGCACAG TATGACTTCTCTCTAGAGCGGCGCAGTGTGCAGTGGGGCGAGGAGTTGACCAAGGCCCGCAAGGCCCAGCAGAAGGCGCAGCTGCAGGCTGACATTGTCTGCACAAACACCAGGAAAAGTGAGCAGACGGCTGTACTGCAGGACCAAAGTGGAGGCCCCGGTGACAGGAAACCATGCCACCCCTCGGATGAAAAAGAACCCCCACCTCCAGCGCTTAACCCTGTGCTGGCAGGCCTGATGCATAATGCTATCCTCACCCCACTGCCAGCCCCCAGTCTTGGTCCTGTACGCCACCCGAGCCCTCCACCCTCACAGAGCCTTAACTTGGCAGACTTTGAACGCGAAGAAGACCCTTTTGACAAGCTAGAACTCAAGACACTGGATGACAAAGAGGAGCTGCGTAGCATCCTGCAGGTGCAATTGGGCACCCCACTCCAGCCCAGGGTAGTGCAATGCAGCACTGAGCCAGAGCTGGCCAAGCCAGGTGGCTTCCACAAACCCAATGGTTTGGTGACACTCTTGGAAGTGGACAGGCCTGGAGGCACTCCGGTGGGACAACTGGAGACGGACCGTCCTTGTAACATCCGCTCACTCACCTTCCCTAAGCTCTCTGACCCTGTTGACTCCTCTGAGTCTAAGAGCTATATTCCCAGCCCTGAGTGCAGTCTCCCCAACGGCATTCCTCCAGGCTTTCCACAGGTGACTTCCCAAAACGAGAGCTGTCAGCAGCACCATAGCCGCATGCACAGTGAAACTCTAAAACAG CCTGATGCCGTGCCTACAGCAGCCTCTCCCCAGTCAGCATGTGCAGAGCCCACTGATCGCATGGCGGGTCGGTGCAGGGCCCTGCTGAGTCTGTCGCCCAGCGAGCGTGAGTGTGTGGAGACCATTGTGGGAATGGGCTATTCCTACGAGGGTGTGCTGAAGGCCATGCAGCGACAAGGCCAGAACGTGGAACAG GTGCTGGACTACCTGTTCATACATAGTCGCCTGTGCGAGCAGGGCTTTGATGCCAGTACGGTGGAGGAGTGCCTGGAGATGTACCAGTGTTCCGAAGAAAAG GCTTTGCAGTTTCTGCAACTGATGACTCGATTTGGAGAGATGGGCTTTGAGAGGGACACCATTAAAGAAGTACTACTGGTACATAACAACGACCAGGATAAAGCTCTGGAGGACCTCATGGCTCGTGCAGCAGCCAGCTGA
- the ubap1 gene encoding ubiquitin-associated protein 1 isoform X3, which yields MAARRPGSDIHNTGPISYLDDVPFKLNDKFRCPAKVGLPIGFCLPECNPVLSEAQQYDFSLERRSVQWGEELTKARKAQQKAQLQADIVCTNTRKSEQTAVLQDQSGGPGDRKPCHPSDEKEPPPPALNPVLAGLMHNAILTPLPAPSLGPVRHPSPPPSQSLNLADFEREEDPFDKLELKTLDDKEELRSILQVQLGTPLQPRVVQCSTEPELAKPGGFHKPNGLVTLLEVDRPGGTPVGQLETDRPCNIRSLTFPKLSDPVDSSESKSYIPSPECSLPNGIPPGFPQPDAVPTAASPQSACAEPTDRMAGRCRALLSLSPSERECVETIVGMGYSYEGVLKAMQRQGQNVEQVLDYLFIHSRLCEQGFDASTVEECLEMYQCSEEKALQFLQLMTRFGEMGFERDTIKEVLLVHNNDQDKALEDLMARAAAS from the exons ATGGCTGCAAGGAGGCCTGGATCAGACATCCACAACACTG GACCCATCAGCTATCTGGATGACGTTCCCTTTAAGCTCAATGACAAATTCCGATGTCCTGCAAAAGTGGGATTGCCTATTGGGTTTTGTCTTCCTGAATGCAACCCAGTGCTCTCTGAAGCACAG CAGTATGACTTCTCTCTAGAGCGGCGCAGTGTGCAGTGGGGCGAGGAGTTGACCAAGGCCCGCAAGGCCCAGCAGAAGGCGCAGCTGCAGGCTGACATTGTCTGCACAAACACCAGGAAAAGTGAGCAGACGGCTGTACTGCAGGACCAAAGTGGAGGCCCCGGTGACAGGAAACCATGCCACCCCTCGGATGAAAAAGAACCCCCACCTCCAGCGCTTAACCCTGTGCTGGCAGGCCTGATGCATAATGCTATCCTCACCCCACTGCCAGCCCCCAGTCTTGGTCCTGTACGCCACCCGAGCCCTCCACCCTCACAGAGCCTTAACTTGGCAGACTTTGAACGCGAAGAAGACCCTTTTGACAAGCTAGAACTCAAGACACTGGATGACAAAGAGGAGCTGCGTAGCATCCTGCAGGTGCAATTGGGCACCCCACTCCAGCCCAGGGTAGTGCAATGCAGCACTGAGCCAGAGCTGGCCAAGCCAGGTGGCTTCCACAAACCCAATGGTTTGGTGACACTCTTGGAAGTGGACAGGCCTGGAGGCACTCCGGTGGGACAACTGGAGACGGACCGTCCTTGTAACATCCGCTCACTCACCTTCCCTAAGCTCTCTGACCCTGTTGACTCCTCTGAGTCTAAGAGCTATATTCCCAGCCCTGAGTGCAGTCTCCCCAACGGCATTCCTCCAGGCTTTCCACAG CCTGATGCCGTGCCTACAGCAGCCTCTCCCCAGTCAGCATGTGCAGAGCCCACTGATCGCATGGCGGGTCGGTGCAGGGCCCTGCTGAGTCTGTCGCCCAGCGAGCGTGAGTGTGTGGAGACCATTGTGGGAATGGGCTATTCCTACGAGGGTGTGCTGAAGGCCATGCAGCGACAAGGCCAGAACGTGGAACAG GTGCTGGACTACCTGTTCATACATAGTCGCCTGTGCGAGCAGGGCTTTGATGCCAGTACGGTGGAGGAGTGCCTGGAGATGTACCAGTGTTCCGAAGAAAAG GCTTTGCAGTTTCTGCAACTGATGACTCGATTTGGAGAGATGGGCTTTGAGAGGGACACCATTAAAGAAGTACTACTGGTACATAACAACGACCAGGATAAAGCTCTGGAGGACCTCATGGCTCGTGCAGCAGCCAGCTGA
- the ubap1 gene encoding ubiquitin-associated protein 1 isoform X1: MAARRPGSDIHNTGPISYLDDVPFKLNDKFRCPAKVGLPIGFCLPECNPVLSEAQQYDFSLERRSVQWGEELTKARKAQQKAQLQADIVCTNTRKSEQTAVLQDQSGGPGDRKPCHPSDEKEPPPPALNPVLAGLMHNAILTPLPAPSLGPVRHPSPPPSQSLNLADFEREEDPFDKLELKTLDDKEELRSILQVQLGTPLQPRVVQCSTEPELAKPGGFHKPNGLVTLLEVDRPGGTPVGQLETDRPCNIRSLTFPKLSDPVDSSESKSYIPSPECSLPNGIPPGFPQVTSQNESCQQHHSRMHSETLKQPDAVPTAASPQSACAEPTDRMAGRCRALLSLSPSERECVETIVGMGYSYEGVLKAMQRQGQNVEQVLDYLFIHSRLCEQGFDASTVEECLEMYQCSEEKALQFLQLMTRFGEMGFERDTIKEVLLVHNNDQDKALEDLMARAAAS, translated from the exons ATGGCTGCAAGGAGGCCTGGATCAGACATCCACAACACTG GACCCATCAGCTATCTGGATGACGTTCCCTTTAAGCTCAATGACAAATTCCGATGTCCTGCAAAAGTGGGATTGCCTATTGGGTTTTGTCTTCCTGAATGCAACCCAGTGCTCTCTGAAGCACAG CAGTATGACTTCTCTCTAGAGCGGCGCAGTGTGCAGTGGGGCGAGGAGTTGACCAAGGCCCGCAAGGCCCAGCAGAAGGCGCAGCTGCAGGCTGACATTGTCTGCACAAACACCAGGAAAAGTGAGCAGACGGCTGTACTGCAGGACCAAAGTGGAGGCCCCGGTGACAGGAAACCATGCCACCCCTCGGATGAAAAAGAACCCCCACCTCCAGCGCTTAACCCTGTGCTGGCAGGCCTGATGCATAATGCTATCCTCACCCCACTGCCAGCCCCCAGTCTTGGTCCTGTACGCCACCCGAGCCCTCCACCCTCACAGAGCCTTAACTTGGCAGACTTTGAACGCGAAGAAGACCCTTTTGACAAGCTAGAACTCAAGACACTGGATGACAAAGAGGAGCTGCGTAGCATCCTGCAGGTGCAATTGGGCACCCCACTCCAGCCCAGGGTAGTGCAATGCAGCACTGAGCCAGAGCTGGCCAAGCCAGGTGGCTTCCACAAACCCAATGGTTTGGTGACACTCTTGGAAGTGGACAGGCCTGGAGGCACTCCGGTGGGACAACTGGAGACGGACCGTCCTTGTAACATCCGCTCACTCACCTTCCCTAAGCTCTCTGACCCTGTTGACTCCTCTGAGTCTAAGAGCTATATTCCCAGCCCTGAGTGCAGTCTCCCCAACGGCATTCCTCCAGGCTTTCCACAGGTGACTTCCCAAAACGAGAGCTGTCAGCAGCACCATAGCCGCATGCACAGTGAAACTCTAAAACAG CCTGATGCCGTGCCTACAGCAGCCTCTCCCCAGTCAGCATGTGCAGAGCCCACTGATCGCATGGCGGGTCGGTGCAGGGCCCTGCTGAGTCTGTCGCCCAGCGAGCGTGAGTGTGTGGAGACCATTGTGGGAATGGGCTATTCCTACGAGGGTGTGCTGAAGGCCATGCAGCGACAAGGCCAGAACGTGGAACAG GTGCTGGACTACCTGTTCATACATAGTCGCCTGTGCGAGCAGGGCTTTGATGCCAGTACGGTGGAGGAGTGCCTGGAGATGTACCAGTGTTCCGAAGAAAAG GCTTTGCAGTTTCTGCAACTGATGACTCGATTTGGAGAGATGGGCTTTGAGAGGGACACCATTAAAGAAGTACTACTGGTACATAACAACGACCAGGATAAAGCTCTGGAGGACCTCATGGCTCGTGCAGCAGCCAGCTGA